TCATCAGGATGCCTGTTATTCCCAGGATCATCTTTTGTTTTACTGCATGCATAGCCCTCTCCTTGTAAAAGATGGCCGGTATCTATTTGCTGCAGATACCGGTAGTTAGTGCAGAAACGGATGCTCCTAATGGGCTGCTTCCTGGGTACTGTTCTTGCCACTCATCATGTAGCGGTAGAACATCGGAAAGCCGACAAAGAATGCGACGCAGATCAGGTATTCAACCGTTTTGATGTACTGGTAAAAATCCACCAGCGTGTAAACCGACTTGACATGTCCAATTGCACTGAATAACTCCGTCATGATCCTTCCTCCTTTTATCTGTGCCGACCAATGACCGGCTGTATTTGCTATTCTTGATGCCCGGCGTTATGAGTTTTTCATATTCTCAAAGGCGCAGGCCACGGCCTGGCGCAGCTCTTCACGATCTGCCGGATCAATCGGCTTCAGGGAGTGGTAAAAGATCCCTTCCTTGCGCATCTTGCGGATAACCGGTAGTGAGGTCTCGTCCGAAACCAGTATGATGGTCAGATCACGGCTGCACTTCTTCAGCAGCGGGATCAGTTCTGCTGCTGCAAGTTCGTCAAATTCACTGCTTAACAGCACCACCTGGGCTGATTTTTTTAAAATTCCGTGCAGTACATTGGCGGCCGAGGTGGTTACCATCACGTTATAGCCGGCC
Above is a window of Trichlorobacter lovleyi SZ DNA encoding:
- a CDS encoding response regulator, with amino-acid sequence MQGVLIADENVESRKVLADLCIEAGYNVMVTTSAANVLHGILKKSAQVVLLSSEFDELAAAELIPLLKKCSRDLTIILVSDETSLPVIRKMRKEGIFYHSLKPIDPADREELRQAVACAFENMKNS